The Streptomyces sp. DH-12 genome has a window encoding:
- a CDS encoding LacI family DNA-binding transcriptional regulator, with translation MTTRLADIAAQAGVSEATVSRVLNGKPGVAATTRQSVLAALDVLGYERPVRLRQRSEGLVGLITPELENPIFPALAQVIGQALTRQGYTPVLATQTPGGSTEDELTEMLVDRGVAGIIYVSGLHADTTADMQRYERLRAQGVPFVLVDGFSPKVQAPFISPDDRAAMALAVTHLASLGHTRIGLALGPKRFVPVQRKIEGFVRAVQEQSGLSAETVETELIQHSLYTLEGGQAAASALMDRDCTAVVCASDMMALGAIRAARQRGLEVPGDISVVGFDDSPLIAFTDPPLTTVRKPVPAMGQAAVRTLLEEIGGTPAPHSEFVFMPELVVRGSTASAPGDRHRP, from the coding sequence GTGACCACACGGCTTGCTGACATCGCTGCTCAGGCGGGGGTGAGCGAGGCGACCGTCAGCCGGGTCCTGAACGGGAAGCCGGGCGTCGCCGCCACCACCCGCCAGTCCGTGCTCGCCGCCCTGGACGTGCTGGGCTACGAGCGCCCGGTGCGGCTGCGGCAGCGCAGCGAGGGTCTCGTCGGGCTCATCACGCCCGAGCTGGAGAACCCGATCTTCCCGGCGCTGGCCCAGGTGATCGGGCAGGCGCTGACCCGGCAGGGCTACACCCCGGTGCTCGCCACCCAGACCCCCGGCGGGTCCACCGAGGACGAGCTGACCGAGATGCTCGTGGACCGCGGGGTCGCCGGCATCATCTACGTCTCCGGACTGCACGCCGACACCACCGCCGACATGCAGCGCTACGAGCGGCTGCGGGCGCAGGGCGTGCCGTTCGTGCTCGTGGACGGTTTCTCGCCGAAGGTGCAGGCGCCGTTCATCTCCCCCGACGACCGGGCCGCGATGGCGCTGGCCGTCACCCACCTCGCGTCCCTCGGCCACACCCGGATCGGGCTGGCGCTCGGGCCGAAGCGGTTCGTGCCGGTGCAGCGCAAGATAGAGGGCTTCGTCCGGGCCGTGCAGGAACAGTCGGGACTGAGCGCGGAGACGGTCGAGACGGAGCTGATCCAGCACTCGCTGTACACGCTGGAGGGCGGACAGGCCGCGGCCAGCGCGCTGATGGACCGGGACTGCACGGCCGTGGTGTGCGCGAGCGACATGATGGCGCTGGGCGCGATCCGGGCGGCCCGGCAGCGCGGGCTCGAGGTGCCGGGCGACATCTCGGTGGTCGGCTTCGACGACTCGCCGCTGATCGCGTTCACCGACCCGCCGCTGACCACGGTCCGCAAGCCGGTCCCGGCGATGGGGCAGGCGGCGGTGCGCACCCTGCTGGAGGAGATCGGCGGAACGCCCGCGCCGCACAGCGAGTTCGTGTTCATGCCCGAGCTGGTGGTGCGCGGTTCGACGGCGTCGGCGCCCGGGGACCGCCATCGTCCCTAG
- a CDS encoding phosphatase PAP2 family protein, whose product MGDSTVTTLEGRRAAAASPVEETAGAGRLRRLRAPRRPRLWFEILLIAVSYATYSLVRNAVPEQRAEALRNADLIWRLESQLGAAFELSVNHAVNSVTWLVVGMNYYYATLHFAVTLGVLVWLYRRHPGRYAATRLVLFVTTGFALVGFYLFPLAPPRLMNGPDFIDTVLVHQTWGSMASGDLKNVSNQYAAMPSMHIGWSLWCGIALFALATVPWVRVLGLVYPVATLVVIVATANHFWLDAVGGVLCLAVGYGVTHAWYGRRPSALPRLLPGDGTGRETPAAPERVPSQKQG is encoded by the coding sequence ATGGGTGACTCGACCGTGACCACGCTGGAAGGCCGTCGGGCGGCCGCAGCGAGCCCCGTCGAGGAGACGGCGGGGGCGGGCCGTCTGCGCCGCCTCCGCGCTCCCCGCCGGCCCCGGTTGTGGTTCGAGATCCTGCTCATCGCGGTGAGTTACGCCACGTACTCGCTCGTGCGCAACGCGGTGCCGGAGCAGCGGGCCGAGGCGCTGCGCAACGCCGACCTGATCTGGCGGCTGGAGAGCCAGCTCGGAGCGGCCTTCGAGCTGTCCGTCAACCACGCGGTGAACTCGGTGACGTGGCTCGTCGTCGGGATGAACTACTACTACGCCACCCTGCACTTCGCGGTGACGCTGGGTGTGCTGGTGTGGCTGTACCGCAGACACCCCGGCCGGTACGCGGCGACCCGGCTGGTCCTGTTCGTCACCACGGGCTTCGCCCTGGTCGGCTTCTACCTCTTCCCGCTCGCCCCGCCGCGGCTGATGAACGGCCCGGACTTCATCGACACGGTCCTGGTCCACCAGACCTGGGGCTCGATGGCCTCCGGCGACCTGAAGAACGTCTCCAACCAGTACGCGGCGATGCCGTCCATGCACATCGGCTGGTCGCTGTGGTGCGGCATCGCCCTCTTCGCGCTGGCCACCGTGCCGTGGGTGCGGGTGCTGGGGCTCGTCTACCCGGTGGCCACGCTGGTGGTCATCGTCGCCACCGCCAACCACTTCTGGCTGGACGCGGTCGGCGGCGTCCTGTGCCTCGCCGTCGGCTACGGCGTCACCCACGCCTGGTACGGCCGCCGCCCCTCCGCCCTCCCCCGGCTGCTGCCGGGCGACGGGACGGGACGGGAAACGCCGGCGGCCCCGGAGCGCGTGCCCTCGCAGAAACAGGGCTGA
- a CDS encoding bifunctional [glutamine synthetase] adenylyltransferase/[glutamine synthetase]-adenylyl-L-tyrosine phosphorylase, producing MTSAPGRRSSIFTRLLRHGFTDPSAAERLLDSPGLTAVRDDPVLLDALGRTADPDLALHGLVRLLEAQETATARRELLDTVTAAKPLRDRLLGVLGASEALAEHLARHPRDWQALVTYEPRDLHPGVEEFERGLAGVTDPVALRVAYRRCLLSIAARDVCGTVDVSEAAAELADLATATLRAALALAAADAPEDDALCRLAVIAMGKCGGHELNYVSDVDVIFVAEAAGDADEDKALRAATRLASHMMRICSETTVEGSIWPVDANLRPEGRNGPLVRTLASHLAYYQRWAKTWEFQALLKARPVAGDLALGEEYTAALRPLVWQAAERENFVADVQEMRRRVVANIPVAEVDRQLKLGPGGLRDVEFAVQLLQLVHGRADASLRSGTTLDALKALAAGGYVGRADAAQLDEAYRFLRSLEHRIQLHRLRRTHLVPEDEADLRRLGRSLGLRTDPVASLTREWRRHTTVVRRLHEKLFYRPLLDAVAALAPGEARLSAEAARARMVALGYADPAAALRHLEALASGVTRKAAIQRTLLPVLLGWFADSADPDAGLLNFRKVSDALGKTPWYLRLLRDEGAAAENLARVLSAGRLAPDLLMRAPEAVALLGGGDGSGLTPRSRASLEQEILAAVRRADDAVQGVTAARGVRRRELFRTAAADIVGSYGTESQPAEADQGALVDLVGGAVSDLTAAALAGTLRAVVREGWGDALPTRFAVIGMGRFGGHELGYGSDADVLFVHEPRDGVDEREASEAANKVVAEMRRLLQAPSADPPLLIDADLRPEGRSGPMVRTLASYAAYYRRWALVWERHALLRAEPVAGDEDLGRRFVELADPLRYPAGGLDEDAVREIRRLKARMESERLPRGADPKLHAKLGPGGLSDVEWTVQLLQLRHAAQVPGLRTTRTREALAAAREAGLVSEEDACVLDEAWVLATRVRNAVMLVRGRAGDTFPTVPRELAAVGRYLGYGPGHAGDMLDAYRRTARRARGVMEELFYGGL from the coding sequence CCTCGCGCTGCACGGGCTGGTGCGGCTGCTGGAGGCGCAGGAGACGGCCACTGCCCGCCGGGAGCTGCTGGACACCGTGACAGCGGCCAAGCCGCTGCGCGACCGGCTGCTCGGGGTGCTCGGCGCCTCCGAGGCGCTCGCCGAGCACCTCGCCCGGCACCCCCGGGACTGGCAGGCCCTCGTCACCTACGAGCCGCGCGACCTGCACCCCGGCGTGGAGGAGTTCGAACGCGGCCTCGCCGGCGTCACCGACCCGGTCGCCCTGCGCGTCGCCTACCGGCGCTGCCTGCTGTCCATCGCCGCCCGCGACGTCTGCGGCACCGTCGACGTCTCCGAGGCCGCCGCCGAACTCGCCGACCTCGCCACCGCCACCCTGCGCGCGGCCCTCGCCCTCGCCGCGGCCGACGCGCCCGAGGACGACGCGCTGTGCCGGCTCGCGGTGATCGCGATGGGCAAGTGCGGCGGCCACGAGCTGAACTACGTCTCCGACGTCGACGTCATCTTCGTCGCCGAGGCGGCCGGCGACGCCGACGAGGACAAGGCGCTGCGCGCCGCGACCCGGCTGGCCTCGCACATGATGCGGATCTGCTCGGAGACCACCGTCGAGGGCTCCATCTGGCCCGTGGACGCCAACCTGCGGCCGGAGGGCCGCAACGGGCCGCTGGTGCGCACCCTCGCCTCCCACCTCGCCTACTACCAGCGCTGGGCCAAGACCTGGGAGTTCCAGGCGCTGCTCAAGGCCCGCCCCGTCGCCGGCGACCTCGCGCTCGGCGAGGAGTACACGGCCGCGCTCCGGCCGCTGGTCTGGCAGGCGGCCGAGCGGGAGAACTTCGTCGCCGACGTGCAGGAGATGCGCCGCCGGGTCGTGGCGAACATCCCCGTCGCCGAGGTCGACCGCCAGCTCAAGCTCGGCCCCGGCGGCCTGAGGGACGTCGAGTTCGCCGTGCAGCTCCTCCAGCTCGTGCACGGCCGCGCCGACGCCTCCCTGCGCAGCGGCACCACCCTCGACGCGCTCAAGGCCCTCGCCGCCGGCGGCTACGTCGGCCGCGCGGACGCCGCCCAGCTCGACGAGGCGTACCGCTTCCTGCGCTCCCTGGAGCACCGCATCCAGCTCCACCGGCTGCGCCGCACCCACCTCGTGCCCGAGGACGAGGCCGACCTGCGGCGCCTCGGCCGCTCCCTGGGCCTGCGCACCGACCCGGTGGCCTCCCTGACCCGCGAGTGGCGGCGGCACACCACCGTGGTGCGGCGGCTGCACGAGAAGCTGTTCTACCGGCCGCTGCTCGACGCCGTCGCCGCGCTCGCCCCCGGCGAGGCCCGGCTCAGCGCGGAGGCCGCCCGCGCACGCATGGTCGCCCTCGGCTACGCCGACCCCGCCGCCGCGCTGCGCCACCTGGAGGCCCTCGCCTCCGGCGTCACCCGCAAGGCCGCCATCCAGCGCACCCTGCTGCCGGTGCTGCTCGGCTGGTTCGCGGACTCCGCCGACCCCGACGCCGGGCTGCTGAACTTCCGCAAGGTCTCCGACGCCCTCGGCAAGACCCCCTGGTACCTGCGGCTGCTGCGCGACGAGGGCGCCGCCGCGGAGAACCTCGCCCGGGTGCTGTCCGCCGGGCGGCTCGCCCCCGACCTGCTGATGCGCGCCCCCGAAGCGGTCGCGCTGCTCGGCGGCGGGGACGGCAGCGGCCTCACCCCCCGCTCCCGCGCCTCCCTGGAGCAGGAGATCCTCGCCGCGGTGCGCCGCGCCGACGACGCCGTCCAGGGCGTCACCGCCGCCCGCGGGGTGCGCCGCCGCGAGCTGTTCCGCACGGCCGCCGCCGACATCGTCGGCTCCTACGGCACCGAGTCCCAGCCCGCCGAGGCCGACCAGGGCGCCCTGGTGGACCTGGTGGGGGGCGCGGTGTCCGACCTGACCGCCGCCGCCCTCGCCGGCACGCTCCGCGCGGTGGTCCGCGAGGGCTGGGGGGACGCCCTCCCCACCCGGTTCGCGGTCATCGGCATGGGCCGCTTCGGCGGGCACGAGCTGGGCTACGGCTCCGACGCGGACGTCCTCTTCGTGCACGAACCGCGCGACGGCGTGGACGAGCGGGAGGCGTCCGAGGCCGCGAACAAGGTGGTCGCGGAGATGCGCAGGCTGCTCCAGGCGCCCAGCGCCGACCCGCCGCTGCTGATCGACGCCGACCTGCGCCCGGAGGGCAGGTCCGGCCCGATGGTGCGCACTCTCGCCTCCTACGCGGCGTACTACCGGCGCTGGGCGCTGGTGTGGGAGCGGCACGCGCTGCTGCGGGCGGAGCCCGTCGCCGGGGACGAGGACCTGGGCCGCCGCTTCGTGGAGCTGGCCGACCCGCTGCGGTACCCGGCCGGAGGGCTGGACGAGGACGCGGTCCGGGAGATCAGGCGGCTGAAGGCCCGTATGGAGTCCGAGCGGCTGCCGCGCGGCGCCGACCCCAAGCTGCACGCCAAGCTGGGCCCGGGCGGGCTGTCCGACGTGGAGTGGACCGTGCAGCTGCTGCAGTTGAGGCACGCCGCTCAGGTGCCGGGGCTGCGGACGACCCGCACCCGGGAGGCGCTGGCCGCCGCGCGCGAGGCCGGGCTGGTCTCCGAGGAGGACGCCTGCGTCCTCGACGAGGCGTGGGTGCTGGCCACCCGCGTCCGCAACGCGGTGATGCTGGTACGGGGCCGGGCGGGGGACACCTTCCCCACCGTGCCGCGCGAACTGGCCGCCGTCGGCCGCTACCTGGGCTACGGCCCCGGCCACGCCGGCGACATGCTCGACGCCTACCGCCGCACGGCCCGCCGCGCCCGGGGCGTGATGGAGGAGCTGTTCTACGGGGGGCTGTGA
- a CDS encoding sugar ABC transporter permease, translated as MTVAIDRATGKRRGDRAPRPGPGQRLKQSYQKHWYAYAMIAPVAVVLGVIVLYPLGYGFYLTLTDADSLNSARTIGVNEIEATYKFIGLDNYAEILWGETAYDRFWSHFIWTVVWTAACVALHYGIGLGLALLLNQKLRGRTLYRLILILPWAVPTFVTVFGWRFMLADAGIINSGLDFLGLPTPAWLEDSFWQRFAAIMVNTWCGVPFMMVSLLGGLQSIDSTLYEAAEMDGASAWQRFRHVTLPGLRSVSSTVVLLGVIWTFNQFAIIFLLFGNTAPDAQILVTWAYQLGFGQQPREFAESAAYGMLLLAILIVFTSFYRRWLNRNDQQLAI; from the coding sequence ATGACAGTCGCCATCGACCGCGCGACCGGCAAGCGCCGCGGTGACCGCGCGCCCCGCCCCGGGCCGGGCCAGCGCCTGAAGCAGTCCTACCAGAAGCACTGGTACGCCTACGCCATGATCGCGCCGGTGGCCGTCGTGCTCGGCGTCATCGTCCTGTACCCCCTGGGTTACGGCTTCTACCTCACGCTCACCGACGCGGACAGCCTCAACTCGGCGCGCACCATCGGCGTCAACGAGATCGAGGCCACCTACAAGTTCATCGGCCTCGACAACTACGCCGAGATCCTGTGGGGCGAGACCGCCTACGACCGCTTCTGGTCGCACTTCATCTGGACGGTCGTGTGGACGGCCGCCTGCGTCGCCCTCCACTACGGCATCGGTCTGGGCCTCGCGCTGCTGCTCAACCAGAAGCTGCGCGGCCGCACCCTCTACCGGCTGATCCTCATCCTGCCGTGGGCCGTGCCGACCTTCGTCACCGTCTTCGGCTGGCGCTTCATGCTCGCCGACGCCGGCATCATCAACTCCGGCCTCGACTTCCTCGGCCTGCCCACCCCGGCCTGGCTGGAGGACTCCTTCTGGCAGCGGTTCGCCGCCATCATGGTCAACACCTGGTGCGGTGTGCCGTTCATGATGGTCTCCCTGCTCGGCGGCCTGCAGTCCATCGACAGCACCCTCTACGAGGCCGCCGAGATGGACGGCGCGAGCGCCTGGCAGCGGTTCCGCCACGTCACCCTGCCCGGCCTGCGCTCGGTCAGCTCCACCGTGGTGCTGCTCGGCGTCATCTGGACGTTCAACCAGTTCGCGATCATCTTCCTGCTGTTCGGCAACACCGCCCCGGACGCGCAGATCCTCGTGACCTGGGCCTACCAGCTCGGCTTCGGGCAGCAGCCGCGCGAGTTCGCCGAGTCCGCGGCCTACGGCATGCTGCTGCTGGCCATCCTGATCGTCTTCACGTCCTTCTACCGCCGCTGGCTGAACCGCAACGACCAGCAGCTCGCGATCTGA
- a CDS encoding glycoside hydrolase family 13 protein, which produces MSQHSAAPAPTPTTDSAVATVARRRDWWRDAVIYQVYPRSFADSNGDGMGDLEGIRSRLPYLRDLGVDAVWLSPFYASPQADAGYDVADYRAVDPMFGTLLDADALIRDAHALGLRIIVDLVPNHSSDQHEWFKRALAEGPGSPLRERYHFRPGKGENGELPPNDWESIFGGPAWTRVTEPDGTPGEWYLHLFAPEQPDFNWEHPAVGDEFRSILRFWLDMGVDGFRIDVAHGMVKAEGLPDLGSHDELRMLGNDVTPFFDQDGVHDIYRQWRLILDEYSGERIFVAEAWTPTVERTANYVRPDELHQAFNFQYLASHWDAAELREVIDRTLDSMRPVGAPATWVLSNHDVTRHATRFANPPGLGTQIREAGDRELGLRRARAATLLMLALPGSAYVYQGEELGLPDVVDLPDEVRQDPAYFRGAGQDGYRDGCRVPIPWTREGSSYGFGDGGSWLPQPEGWGELSVEAQTGRPGSTLEMYRSALAVRREQADLGAGDAVEWLATPEGVLAFRRGDFVCVANTTGEPVTVPAYGRVLITSGEVEEKGGEAVVGADTTVWWTTA; this is translated from the coding sequence ATGAGCCAGCACTCCGCCGCCCCGGCCCCGACCCCCACGACCGACTCGGCCGTCGCCACCGTCGCGCGGCGCCGTGACTGGTGGCGGGACGCGGTGATCTACCAGGTGTACCCGCGCAGCTTCGCCGACAGCAACGGCGACGGCATGGGCGACCTGGAAGGCATCCGCTCCCGTCTGCCGTACCTGCGCGATCTCGGTGTGGACGCCGTGTGGCTGAGCCCCTTCTACGCCTCCCCGCAGGCCGACGCCGGTTACGACGTCGCCGACTACCGCGCCGTCGACCCGATGTTCGGCACCCTGCTGGACGCGGACGCGCTGATCCGCGACGCCCACGCGCTGGGCCTGCGGATCATCGTCGACCTGGTGCCCAACCACTCCTCCGACCAGCACGAGTGGTTCAAGCGCGCCCTCGCCGAGGGCCCCGGCTCGCCGCTGCGCGAGCGCTACCACTTCCGCCCCGGCAAGGGCGAGAACGGCGAGCTCCCGCCCAACGACTGGGAGTCGATCTTCGGCGGCCCCGCCTGGACCCGGGTCACCGAGCCCGACGGCACGCCCGGCGAGTGGTACCTGCACCTCTTCGCGCCCGAGCAGCCCGACTTCAACTGGGAGCACCCGGCGGTCGGCGACGAGTTCCGCTCCATCCTGCGCTTCTGGCTGGACATGGGCGTGGACGGCTTCCGCATCGACGTCGCCCACGGCATGGTGAAGGCCGAGGGACTGCCCGACCTGGGCTCCCACGACGAGCTGCGGATGCTGGGCAACGATGTCACCCCGTTCTTCGACCAGGACGGCGTGCACGACATCTACCGGCAGTGGCGTCTGATCCTCGACGAGTACTCCGGTGAGAGGATCTTCGTCGCCGAGGCGTGGACGCCGACCGTGGAGCGCACCGCCAACTACGTCCGCCCGGACGAGCTGCACCAGGCGTTCAACTTCCAGTACCTGGCGAGCCACTGGGACGCGGCGGAGCTGCGCGAGGTCATCGACCGCACCCTGGACTCGATGCGCCCGGTCGGGGCCCCGGCCACCTGGGTGCTCTCCAACCACGACGTCACCCGGCACGCCACCCGCTTCGCCAACCCGCCCGGCCTCGGCACCCAGATCCGTGAGGCCGGCGACCGTGAGCTGGGCCTGCGCCGCGCCCGCGCGGCGACGCTGCTGATGCTGGCGCTGCCCGGCTCGGCCTACGTCTACCAGGGCGAGGAGCTGGGCCTGCCGGACGTCGTGGACCTGCCGGACGAGGTGCGCCAGGACCCGGCGTACTTCCGGGGCGCGGGCCAGGACGGCTACCGCGACGGCTGCCGGGTGCCGATCCCGTGGACCCGCGAGGGGTCGTCGTACGGCTTCGGCGACGGCGGCAGCTGGCTGCCGCAGCCGGAGGGCTGGGGCGAGCTGAGCGTCGAGGCGCAGACCGGCCGGCCGGGCTCGACCCTGGAGATGTACCGCTCGGCGCTGGCGGTGCGCCGGGAGCAGGCGGACCTGGGCGCGGGCGACGCGGTGGAGTGGCTGGCCACGCCCGAGGGCGTGCTCGCCTTCCGGCGCGGGGACTTCGTGTGCGTCGCCAACACCACGGGTGAGCCGGTGACCGTGCCCGCGTACGGGCGGGTGCTGATCACCAGCGGCGAGGTGGAGGAGAAGGGCGGCGAGGCCGTCGTCGGGGCCGACACGACCGTGTGGTGGACGACGGCCTGA
- a CDS encoding sugar ABC transporter permease gives MSTSTLPTAEAGRPAGAVPAAPRKGRRRGEVSPLGRLTSHGILIVASLIALFPVAWLVFLSLGPDKDDYLRPGGIWGKMTLDNYSFVLQNTNFFDWLKSSLIVSLGTTVIGVLVAATTGYAVSRMRFPGYRKFMWVLLVTQMFPVAVLMVPMYQILSDLQLIDSYLGLILVYCSTAVPYCAWLMKGYFDTIPFEIDEAGRVDGLTPFGTFARLILPLAKPGLAVAAFYSFITAFGEVAFATTFMLDDKKYTLAVGLQSFVSEHDAQRNLMAATAVLIAIPVSAFFYLVQKNLVAGLTAGGTKG, from the coding sequence ATGAGCACCTCGACCCTCCCCACCGCCGAGGCCGGCCGGCCCGCCGGCGCGGTGCCCGCCGCGCCCCGCAAGGGCCGCCGGCGCGGTGAGGTCAGCCCCCTGGGCCGTCTCACCTCCCACGGCATCCTGATCGTGGCCAGCCTGATCGCGCTGTTCCCGGTCGCCTGGCTGGTGTTCCTGTCCCTCGGCCCCGACAAGGACGACTATCTGCGTCCCGGCGGGATCTGGGGCAAAATGACACTGGACAACTACTCGTTCGTGCTGCAGAACACGAACTTCTTCGACTGGCTGAAGAGCTCGCTGATCGTGTCGCTCGGCACGACGGTCATCGGCGTCCTGGTCGCCGCCACCACCGGTTACGCGGTCTCCCGCATGCGCTTCCCGGGCTACAGGAAGTTCATGTGGGTGCTGCTGGTCACCCAGATGTTCCCGGTGGCCGTGCTGATGGTGCCGATGTACCAGATCCTGTCGGACCTGCAGCTCATCGACAGCTACCTCGGCCTGATCCTCGTGTACTGCTCCACGGCGGTGCCGTACTGCGCCTGGCTGATGAAGGGCTATTTCGACACCATCCCGTTCGAGATCGACGAGGCGGGACGCGTCGACGGACTGACCCCGTTCGGCACGTTCGCGCGGCTGATCCTGCCGCTCGCCAAGCCGGGACTCGCGGTCGCCGCGTTCTACAGCTTCATCACCGCGTTCGGCGAGGTCGCCTTCGCCACGACGTTCATGCTCGACGACAAGAAGTACACGCTGGCGGTGGGTCTGCAGAGTTTCGTGAGTGAGCACGATGCTCAGCGGAATCTGATGGCCGCGACGGCTGTGCTGATCGCGATACCTGTGTCCGCGTTCTTCTATCTCGTGCAGAAGAACCTCGTCGCCGGTCTCACGGCCGGTGGCACCAAGGGGTAA
- a CDS encoding extracellular solute-binding protein, which produces MRRGIAATALVASLALAATACGGDSDSGDKAGGPVTITWWDTSNATNEAPTYQALVKEFEAANKDIKVNFVNVPFDQAQNKFDTAAGSKGAPDVLRSEVGWTPAFAKKGFFLPLDGTEALAEQDEFKPNLLEQAKYEGKTYGVPFTTDTLAFVYNKELFAKAGVEVPKTWDDLKKAAATIKTKTGVDGYWGSTAGYYAQPFLYGEGTDTVDVEAKKITVKSAAAEKAYGTWLSLFEGKGLHKADVTADAYAHIQDAFVNGKVASIIQGPWEITNFYKGSAFKDRNNLGIATVPAGSTGKAGAPTGGHNLSVYAGSSKEKQEAALKFVKFMTSAGAQETIALKNSTLPTRDDAYTAKVKTDPGIAGYQTVLSAAQPRPALPEYSSLWGPLDDELPQIASGKESLDKGLSDAEAAITKLVPDFSK; this is translated from the coding sequence ATGCGGCGTGGCATAGCGGCCACCGCGCTGGTGGCGTCCCTCGCCCTCGCGGCGACGGCCTGCGGCGGCGACAGCGACAGCGGTGACAAGGCCGGCGGCCCGGTCACCATCACCTGGTGGGACACCTCCAACGCGACCAACGAGGCGCCGACCTACCAGGCCCTGGTCAAGGAGTTCGAGGCCGCCAACAAGGACATCAAGGTCAACTTCGTCAACGTCCCGTTCGACCAGGCGCAGAACAAGTTCGACACCGCCGCCGGTTCCAAGGGCGCCCCCGACGTGCTGCGCTCCGAGGTCGGCTGGACCCCCGCCTTCGCCAAGAAGGGCTTCTTCCTGCCCCTGGACGGCACCGAGGCCCTCGCCGAGCAGGACGAGTTCAAGCCCAACCTGCTCGAGCAGGCCAAGTACGAGGGCAAGACCTACGGCGTCCCGTTCACCACGGACACCCTCGCGTTCGTCTACAACAAGGAGCTCTTCGCCAAGGCCGGCGTCGAGGTCCCCAAGACCTGGGACGACCTGAAGAAGGCCGCCGCCACCATCAAGACGAAGACCGGCGTCGACGGCTACTGGGGCTCCACGGCCGGCTACTACGCCCAGCCGTTCCTGTACGGCGAGGGCACCGACACGGTCGACGTCGAGGCCAAGAAGATCACCGTCAAGTCCGCCGCGGCCGAGAAGGCCTACGGCACCTGGCTGAGCCTCTTCGAGGGCAAGGGCCTGCACAAGGCCGACGTGACCGCCGACGCCTACGCCCACATCCAGGACGCGTTCGTCAACGGCAAGGTCGCCTCGATCATCCAGGGCCCGTGGGAGATCACCAACTTCTACAAGGGCTCCGCCTTCAAGGACAGGAACAACCTCGGCATCGCCACCGTCCCGGCCGGCTCCACCGGCAAGGCGGGCGCCCCCACCGGCGGTCACAACCTCTCCGTCTACGCCGGCTCCAGCAAGGAGAAGCAGGAGGCCGCGCTGAAGTTCGTGAAGTTCATGACCTCGGCCGGGGCGCAGGAGACCATCGCGCTGAAGAACTCCACGCTGCCGACGCGCGACGACGCCTACACCGCCAAGGTCAAGACCGACCCGGGCATCGCCGGCTACCAGACGGTCCTCTCGGCCGCCCAGCCGCGTCCGGCGCTGCCCGAGTACAGCTCCCTGTGGGGCCCGCTGGACGACGAACTGCCGCAGATCGCCAGCGGCAAGGAGTCCCTGGACAAGGGCCTGAGCGACGCGGAGGCCGCCATCACCAAGCTGGTGCCGGACTTCAGCAAGTAA